Proteins from a single region of Xiphophorus maculatus strain JP 163 A chromosome 22, X_maculatus-5.0-male, whole genome shotgun sequence:
- the LOC111606496 gene encoding centrosomal protein of 63 kDa-like: MKRSSQDSRTKARSDQLTENDPRSQKKALKNDCGRARETTRPSILEEIKRRESSVSRERNQSIEKNLQTQLENVYKQKKEFKQLEAKHFKLSINHKGILTKLQESETRIQELESQVKYMERCLAEKTYALRTETTRGYHLDDTIATLKGFKERALAAEKQVRELTDENQRVKVQLDMSNQKATTFRNESEALKVELKKQLDLMRTKLKTIGNLKLDLDAKHKAIDALKEEIQKQHKVTQEIELEAKRNRQNEESSLKRVKYMDEENLSLRKEVRSLHKSLYDFEMKLSKQDLQYQNLQEKFENAHTERAILQKKTHKLDISTASLEKEVVETQTLLEKSQQENQLLKNQVEQMKIKLAETIQIAKERKRKFEKDLQRTQEDFMKLKMQREDAVTKNRRATEALYSNERKIGIQADLIREQDCKIIELTKEVLRHHENAQKFKVVRATYSKVQRLGLDEERGDIILLPDTDRKTEKLKMYRIENRRLSKTLEEKETEIKDLKLEEQKLQHEVKNLKSKLDYLPEDALHEVHVSQTKFKALRRRIKAQEAEISAYVARMKLQDATNEELKNKLKDISLSKKNRFPPIESKNIKLKSEDSDPKSMKKPQKIVYLPPLQISSFGRAKM, encoded by the coding sequence ATGAAACGTTCATCGCAAGATTCGCGGACGAAGGCCAGATCGGATCAATTAACTGAGAATGATCCACGGTCCCAGAAGAAAGCCCTGAAAAATGATTGTGGAAGAGCTAGAGAGACAACGCGGCCTTCCATACTGGAAGAAATCAAGCGAAGAGAAAGTTCTGTGTCCAGGGAGAGAAATCAAAGTATTGAGAAAAACTTACAGACACAACTGGAAAATGTTTATAAGCAGAAGAAGGAATTTAAACAGTTAGAggctaaacattttaaactttctatCAATCATAAAGGGATTTTGACTAAACTTCAAGAAAGTGAAACTAGAATTCAGGAACTTGAAAGTCAGGTAAAATACATGGAACGATGTCTTGCAGAGAAGACGTATGCTCTCAGGACTGAAACCACACGGGGGTATCATCTGGATGATACAATAGCAACACTGAAGGGGTTCAAAGAACGAGCGCTGGCCGCAGAAAAACAGGTGAGGGAGCTTACAGATGAAAACCAAAGAGTGAAAGTACAGCTAGACATGTCTAACCAGAAAGCAACTACATTTAGAAATGAATCAGAGGCCCTTAAAGTCGAGCTTAAAAAGCAGTTAGATCTTATGAGAACAAAATTGAAAACGATTGGCAATCTTAAGCTCGATTTGGATGCAAAGCATAAGGCAATCGATGCTCTAAAAGAAGAGATtcagaaacaacacaaagttacCCAAGAAATAGAACTTGAGGCGAAAAGAAATCGACAGAATGAAGAATCATCACTGAAGCGGGTCAAGTACATGGATGAAGAAAATTTGAGTTTAAGAAAAGAAGTCAGGTCACTACACAAGTCTTTGTACGATTTTGAGATGAAGTTGTCAAAACAAGATTTGCAGTACCAAAACCTCCAggagaaatttgaaaatgcacacacagaaagagcaatcctgcagaaaaaaacccacaaactgGACATTTCTACAGCGAGTCTTGAGAAAGAGGTTGTTGAAACCCAGACACTCCTGGAAAAGTCCCAGCAAGAGAATCAGTTACTGAAGAATCAAGTGGAGCAGATGAAGATAAAGCTGGCTGAAACAATTCAGATCgccaaggaaagaaaaagaaaatttgaaaaagaccTCCAGCGTACACAAGAGGATTTTATGAAACTGAAGATGCAGAGAGAAGACGCtgtgacaaaaaacagaagagccACAGAAGCACTTTACTCTAATGAGAGAAAAATTGGAATACAGGCTGATTTAATTCGCGAACAGGATTGTAAGATTATAGAGCTAACTAAGGAAGTTCTGCGACACCATGAGAATGCTCAGAAATTTAAAGTTGTTAGAGCAACTTATTCTAAGGTGCAAAGGTTAGGGCTAGATGAAGAGAGAGGAGATATTATACTTCTCCCAGACACCGACAGGAAAacggaaaaactaaaaatgtatcGAATTGAGAACCGCAGATTGTCCAAAACACtggaagagaaagagacagaaattaAGGATCTCAAGCTTGAGGAGCAGAAGCTGCAGCATGAGGTGAAGAATCTCAAATCTAAGTTAGACTATCTGCCAGAAGATGCATTGCATGAAGTGCATGTGAGTCAGACCAAATTTAAAGCTCTCAGAAGACGGATAAAAGCCCAAGAAGCAGAGATTAGTGCATATGTAGCAAGAATGAAATTGCAAGATGCCACCAACGAGgagttgaaaaataaacttaaagacATCTctttatcaaagaaaaacagatttccaCCCATTGAgtcaaaaaatatcaaactgaaaTCTGAGGACTCAGACCCAAAGTCTATGAAGAAACCCCAAAAAATTGTTTATCTACCGCCTCTTCAAATCAGTTCATTTGGAAGAGCAAAAATGTAA
- the LOC102230398 gene encoding N-acetyllactosaminide beta-1,3-N-acetylglucosaminyltransferase 2-like encodes MALLRWNLKLMVTLMMVNLFIFILITRNSSTDKDGHRKPTVPTDPFWTKLAPSSPYWNRQQQIVDLQHNPIITLNSSIADLPDWLNDTSLPSDPCQPNLRVRTQVKDYNSLPNRFKDFLLYMRCRSYPILMDQPDICNDPPFLLLAVKSLAPHFDRRQAIRQSWGSAGVVANMTVVTIFLLGNTTAVDYHPDLSEMLQFESRRHKDIVQWDFRDSFFNLTIKELLFLEWIQTRCPGARYIFKGDDDVFVNTYRILDFLKGLSGPKARDLFVGDVITNAGPHRDKKLKYFIPESMYTGPYPPYAGGGGYLYSGDLAARLHNISQHVVLYPIDDVYTGMCLRKLGLAPDKHKGFRTFNIEEKYRSNPCAYKSLMLVHPRTPQEMIQIWSWLNRPDLTCQ; translated from the coding sequence ATGGCATTACTGCGTTGGAACCTAAAGCTTATGGTGACACTGATGATGGTCAACCTCTTTATCTTCATCCTCATCACCCGTAACAGCAGCACAGACAAAGATGGCCATCGGAAGCCCACTGTTCCCACCGATCCATTCTGGACCAAGCTGGCCCCCAGCTCCCCCTACTGGAACCGCCAGCAGCAGATTGTGGACCTTCAGCACAATCCCATCATCACCTTGAACTCCAGCATTGCAGACTTGCCCGACTGGCTCAACGACACCAGTTTACCTTCCGACCCCTGCCAGCCCAACCTCAGGGTCAGAACTCAGGTTAAAGACTACAACTCTTTACCGAACCGCTTCAAGGACTTTCTGCTCTACATGCGCTGCCGGTCCTACCCCATCCTCATGGACCAGCCGGACATTTGTAACGACCCCCCTTTCCTGCTCCTCGCCGTCAAGTCCCTGGCGCCGCACTTTGACCGACGACAGGCCATCCGCCAATCCTGGGGTTCGGCTGGCGTCGTCGCCAACATGACGGTGGTCACTATCTTCCTTCTGGGGAACACCACAGCTGTGGACTACCACCCAGATCTGTCCGAGATGCTGCAGTTCGAGAGCCGACGACACAAAGACATAGTGCAGTGGGACTTTAGAGACTCCTTCTTTAACCTGACGATCAAGGAGCTCCTCTTCTTGGAGTGGATCCAGACCCGTTGCCCTGGCGCCCGCTACATCTTCAAAGGCGACGACGACGTCTTTGTCAACACCTACCGTATCCTGGACTTTCTCAAGGGCCTGTCAGGGCCCAAAGCCAGGGATCTGTTTGTGGGTGACGTGATCACCAATGCGGGGCCCCACCGGGACAAGAAGCTCAAGTACTTCATCCCAGAGAGCATGTACACCGGACCTTACCCACCATATGCAGGAGGAGGGGGCTACCTATACTCCGGAGACCTCGCCGCACGCCTGCATAACATCTCGCAACACGTGGTACTCTATCCCATCGATGATGTCTACACCGGGATGTGCCTCCGGAAGCTGGGGCTCGCGCCGGACAAGCACAAAGGATTCCGGACCTTTAACATAGAGGAGAAGTACCGGTCGAACCCGTGCGCGTACAAGAGCCTGATGCTGGTTCACCCCAGGACGCCGCAGGAGATGATCCAGATCTGGTCCTGGCTCAACCGACCTGACCTcacctgccagtaa